The following proteins come from a genomic window of Ailuropoda melanoleuca isolate Jingjing chromosome 2, ASM200744v2, whole genome shotgun sequence:
- the TRIM63 gene encoding E3 ubiquitin-protein ligase TRIM63 isoform X2 translates to MDYKSSLIQDGNPMENLEKQLICPICLEMFTKPVVILPCQHNLCRKCANDIFQAANPFWTNRVGSVSMSGGRFRCPSCRHEVIMDRHGVYGLQRNLLVENIIDIYKQECSSRPPQKGSHPMCKEHEDEKINIYCLTCEVPTCSMCKVFGAHQACEVAPLQSVFQGQKTELSNCISMLVAGNDRVQTIITQLEDSCRVTKENSHQVKEELSQKFDVLYAILDEKKSELLQRVTREQEEKLGFIEALIQQYREQLDKSTKLVETAIQSLDEPGGAIFLLSAKQLIKSIVEASKGCQLGKTEQGFENMDYFTLDLEHIADALRAIDFGTDEEEEEFIEEEDQEEEESTERKEEGHQ, encoded by the exons ATGGATTATAAATCAAGCCTGATCCAGGATGGGAACCCCATGGAGAACCTGGAGAAGCAGCTGATCTGTCCGATCTGCCTGGAGATGTTTACCAAGCCGGTGGTCATCTTGCCTTGTCAGCACAACCTCTGCCGGAAGTGTGCCAATGACATCTTCCAG GCCGCAAATCCCTTCTGGACCAACCGGGTTGGCTCCGTGTCCATGTCTGGAGGCCGTTTCCGCTGCCCCTCCTGCCGCCATGAGGTGATCATGGACCGTCACGGAGTGTACGGCCTACAGAGGAATCTGCTGGTGGAGAACATCATTGATATCTACAAGCAGGAGTGCTCCAG TCGGCCCCCGCAGAAGGGCAGCCACCCCATGTGCAAGGAGCACGAAGACGAGAAAATCAACATCTACTGCCTCACGTGTGAGGTGCCCACGTGCTCCATGTGCAAGGTGTTTGGGGCTCACCAGGCCTGTGAGGTGGCCCCGCTGCAGAGCGTCTTCCAGGGACAGAAG ACTGAGCTGAGTAACTGTATCTCCATGCTGGTGGCGGGGAACGACCGTGTGCAGACCATCATCACTCAGCTGGAGGACTCTTGTCGAGTGACCAAG GAGAACAGTCACCAGGTGAAGGAAGAGCTCAGCCAGAAGTTTGACGTGCTGTACGCCATTCTGGATGAGAAGAAGAGTGAGCTGCTGCAGCGGGTCACGcgggagcaggaggagaagctCGGCTTCATCGAGGCCCTTATCCAGCAGTACCGGGAGCAACTGGACAAGTCCACGAAGCTGGTGGAGACGGCCATCCAGTCCCTGGACGAGCCTGGCGGGGCCATCTTCCTCTTG AGTGCTAAGCAACTCATCAAAAG catTGTGGAAGCTTCCAAGGGTTGCCAGCTCGGGAAGACAGAACAGGGCTTTGAAAACATGGACTACTTTACTTTGGACCTAGAGCACATAGCAGATGCCCTGAGGGCCATCGACTTTGGGACAG atgaggaagaggaagagttcATCGAAGAAGAAGATCAGGAAGAGGAAGAGtccacagagaggaaagaagaag GACACCAGTAA
- the TRIM63 gene encoding E3 ubiquitin-protein ligase TRIM63 isoform X1 — translation MDYKSSLIQDGNPMENLEKQLICPICLEMFTKPVVILPCQHNLCRKCANDIFQAANPFWTNRVGSVSMSGGRFRCPSCRHEVIMDRHGVYGLQRNLLVENIIDIYKQECSSRPPQKGSHPMCKEHEDEKINIYCLTCEVPTCSMCKVFGAHQACEVAPLQSVFQGQKTELSNCISMLVAGNDRVQTIITQLEDSCRVTKENSHQVKEELSQKFDVLYAILDEKKSELLQRVTREQEEKLGFIEALIQQYREQLDKSTKLVETAIQSLDEPGGAIFLLSAKQLIKSIVEASKGCQLGKTEQGFENMDYFTLDLEHIADALRAIDFGTDEEEEEFIEEEDQEEEESTERKEEGKKFLHFHAFIHSFSHSTTRNPDCVQSAVLDPGDDASMW, via the exons ATGGATTATAAATCAAGCCTGATCCAGGATGGGAACCCCATGGAGAACCTGGAGAAGCAGCTGATCTGTCCGATCTGCCTGGAGATGTTTACCAAGCCGGTGGTCATCTTGCCTTGTCAGCACAACCTCTGCCGGAAGTGTGCCAATGACATCTTCCAG GCCGCAAATCCCTTCTGGACCAACCGGGTTGGCTCCGTGTCCATGTCTGGAGGCCGTTTCCGCTGCCCCTCCTGCCGCCATGAGGTGATCATGGACCGTCACGGAGTGTACGGCCTACAGAGGAATCTGCTGGTGGAGAACATCATTGATATCTACAAGCAGGAGTGCTCCAG TCGGCCCCCGCAGAAGGGCAGCCACCCCATGTGCAAGGAGCACGAAGACGAGAAAATCAACATCTACTGCCTCACGTGTGAGGTGCCCACGTGCTCCATGTGCAAGGTGTTTGGGGCTCACCAGGCCTGTGAGGTGGCCCCGCTGCAGAGCGTCTTCCAGGGACAGAAG ACTGAGCTGAGTAACTGTATCTCCATGCTGGTGGCGGGGAACGACCGTGTGCAGACCATCATCACTCAGCTGGAGGACTCTTGTCGAGTGACCAAG GAGAACAGTCACCAGGTGAAGGAAGAGCTCAGCCAGAAGTTTGACGTGCTGTACGCCATTCTGGATGAGAAGAAGAGTGAGCTGCTGCAGCGGGTCACGcgggagcaggaggagaagctCGGCTTCATCGAGGCCCTTATCCAGCAGTACCGGGAGCAACTGGACAAGTCCACGAAGCTGGTGGAGACGGCCATCCAGTCCCTGGACGAGCCTGGCGGGGCCATCTTCCTCTTG AGTGCTAAGCAACTCATCAAAAG catTGTGGAAGCTTCCAAGGGTTGCCAGCTCGGGAAGACAGAACAGGGCTTTGAAAACATGGACTACTTTACTTTGGACCTAGAGCACATAGCAGATGCCCTGAGGGCCATCGACTTTGGGACAG atgaggaagaggaagagttcATCGAAGAAGAAGATCAGGAAGAGGAAGAGtccacagagaggaaagaagaaggtaAGAAATTCCTCCACTTTCATgcgttcattcattcgttcagtCATTCAACAACACGAAATCCCGACTGTGTGCAAAGTGCTGTGCTGGACCCTGGGGACGATGCCAGCATGTGGTGA